TAAGAGGATTTGCAATTCCTGCAGCTGCGGTAATTGATTCCGGCCACAAGTCAAGCGTCCAGAAAATCATTGGAATCTTTTGATACTTTTTCAACTTTGTTGCAGGTATTCCAATAAAAAAAGGTGATGTTAAATGAACAAAAACCGCATCATAGTTGTGAAAGAATTTGTGAAAAAAAGTAAACACGGATGAAGATATATAGTACGAAAGGTACTGTAACGCAAGTCTTTTAGCTTCTCCCTTCCCACGAGAAAGTATTGGAAGCCGAATAACATGACAGCCATTCACATTTTCTCTATTTCTTTTATGCCAACTATAACCGTCAAAAAATTTTCCTTGGGGATAATCGGGAACTGCAGTTATGATCGTTACATCATAGCCTTTCTTGACAAGCTCAAAGGCTATGTCATTGATTTTGAAATCTTCTGGATAAAAATGGTTTGTAAATATGCAAATTTTCATAATACCTGCTAAAATAAAAGAAATTTATTAAATTGAATAATGGAATCAAAAAAAATGTCATTGCTGAAAAGCAGCAATGACAAGAATTTTTTTTAAGAAATGTTTATATTGATAAGATAAGAATTAATTACAAAATATTTTCTGGCGTTAAAGGAGTATAAGGACCGTCTTTGACCTCAAAAATAACGGTACCGCTTTCTTTTACTTCAATTTTATGCCAAGTATTTTTAGGAATGTGAACACCAAATTTTCCTTTTGATAAATCCAATTCAGCTACTTCCATCACATTTTTATCATCATCAATCAACGTAACGATAAGACGCCCTCGGATTAGAATATATGTTTCCGCCGTATCAACATGCCTATGAATTGGCAGAATTGTTTCTGGCTCCAGACCATTAAAAAGACGCTGAGCCTTAGAGTCCATAGAATCATGGAGATTATAGTTCATTCTGAGCCGATGGTTTCGTTTTGCTTTTTCAGTTAATTCGTCTAAGAATTTTGTATCAAGAATCAAGTTTTTCTCCACACCATTTTGTTTACGATGCCGACGTAACTTTGAATAATCTTTACAACTTTTGTGGAGACGTTCTCGTCGGTGTAAGACGGGACGGACAACCCGTCGTCGCCGTTAGCGTGCATCGAAACTGCCAAGTCCACAGCTTGTAGCACCTGTTCTTTTGTGATGCTTCCTATAGTAAAGACGCCTTTTTCCATAGCTTCTGGTCGTTCAGTACTGGTCCGAATGGAAACAGCTGGAAAATTGAAGTATGAGCCTTCCTCTGGAATTGTTCCACTGTCAGAAACTACGCAAAAGGCATTTTGCTGAAGCTTATTGTAATCAAAGAAACCGAGCGGCTGGTGCTGAATCACGCGCTTATCGAATTTGAAGCCACGTTTTTCTATCATTTTCCTTGAACGCGGGTGGCAGGAGTACAATACCGGCATATCATAGTTCTCTGCCATCGCGTTAACTGCATTCATCAGTGCCAAAAAGTTTGATTCCATATCTATATTTTCTTCACGGTGAGCAGAAAGAAGAATGTACTTATTTGCTTCAAGGTTCAATTCTGAAAGAATACTGCTTGAACTGATTCTATCAATACAACCATTCAATACTTCCGCCATCGGGGAACCGACAACATAGGTATATTCCGGTTTTACTCCGGTATCAAAAATATATCGGCGGGCATTTTCTGAATAGCATAAGTTTACGTCACTTGTTACGTCAACGATACGACGGATGACTTCTTCCGGCAGGTTTTCATCTTTACAACGGTTTCCTGCTTCCAAGTGGAAAATCGGAATCTTTAGACGTTTGGCAGCAATTACACAAAGGCATGAGTTTGTGTCACCTAATACTAGTACTGCATCCGGCTGTTCTGCTGAAAAAAGTTCATAGGACTTTGCAATTACATTTCCCATCGTTTGTCCTAGATTTTCACCGACTACATTCAGATAAAAATCCGGTTCGCGTAATTGTAAATCTTCAAAAAAGACTTTATTAAGCTCGTAGTCATAGTTTTGCCCTGTATGTATGATTTTTAAATCAAAGTATTTGTCACACTTCTTTATTACCGATGATAACTTGATTATTTCAGGGCGAGTTCCCATAACTATCATTACTTTTAGTTTATGTATTGTAGATAATTTCATTTTAGTCTATTCCCCCAAATATTGAGTATATAATTCTCTATGTTGATTCATAAAAGAATGCATTTCTTTTATCATTTTATCATAGCTTGATACTGAATAATTGCAATTAGTCCGAGAGGAGTTTTCAATCGATTTATTAGAAACAACACCACCTACCTCATTTACTTTAATAGGCAGACCATACTCTTGCACTATCATTGATACTAAGTCATGCTTTGTTATACTAGTATTATTTGAAACTTGATAAAGACCTGTAATGTTCTCTCCGATGGAATAATCTATTACTTTTGCCAACTCATATGTAGTAATTCCAGCCCAAATCGATTTTGTATAACCATTTAATTCTTTGTTTTGCATTTGGGAAAAAATCCAATGCATCAATCCTTCACCATTTTTCTTTAACTCAGGTCCTATAATCGAAGTTCGAAGCGTGAGATCCTGTTCATTTATAAGCTCGCCAAGATTCTTAGTCATTCCGTAAATATCCAAGGCATCTTTAACATCATTATCTTTATAGTTTCCTTTATTACCCGAAAAAACACAGTCTGTACTTATATGTATTACTTTTGTGCTGGGCAACTTCTCATGGACAATTTTGGACAGCAGGTGAGGAAAATAGGCATTGACATATATCGCATTTGCTGGATTTGTTTTTGAACCTTTAATTAGTATGCCGATACAATTGATTACATAATCAGGTTTTTCTACTGTGATAATCTTTGTCAGTTTTTGAGTGTCATAAACATCTAGTTCATAACTATTTGTTCCGATTTTACCAGAATGGCATACTGTTGCCAACTCGTATTTACCAGTTTCACTTAAGTGCAAGTATGCAACATGACCTGCCATACCCGTAGCCCCTAGAATTAAAAGCTTTTTTTTATTCACTTCTAATTTCCTTTGCCTTGGCTTTTGGCTTTAGTCCTAAATCTTCCTGAATAAATCGGAGTTTTAAAAGAAGTTCCTTCATTCCGTCAATATTAAGACGGCGTGTATTATGGCTATGATAGTCTTCGATTCTGGCAACATCCTCATTTCCTTTTGTAAAGAACTTATCATAATTTAAGTCGCGCGTATCGCAAGGAATCCTGAAATAGTTGCCCATGTCAATTGCACGAACCATTTCCTCGCGGGTGACTAACGTTTCATACAGTTTTTCACCATGGCGGGTGCCGATAAGAGAAATTGTCAAATGTTGTGGATGAAAAATCCTGGGATTTGTTTAGGCTGCAATCTGTAAGATTCCATCTACAAAAGTTTTATCTTCTTTGACCAGCTGGAGCTTTTCAAAACCTTTGAGCCGTCTCCAGTTCTTTTCAGCTTCCTTGCAGAGCTTAAACACCATTGCGAGCGTGGCATCCGCAGAACCATTTCCTTTAGTTGACCTGTGCCTTAGCCTTACCGTTGCGAACATCGATTCAATCGGGTTTGAAGTCCTGATATGAACCCAGTGCTCTGCCGGATAATCATAGAACCTGAACAGGTCATCGTAATCTTTTGCAAGGCACTCCGTTGCTTTCGGATATTTCAGCTCATACGTATCAATGAAATGCCGATAGGCATCCTGTGCGTGCTGTTTTGTGTCTGCAAGAAAAATATCCTGAAGTTTCTTTTTAGCCGCCGGCTGAACGCAGTCCGGCATTTTGTCCAGCACATTGCCCGTCTTGTGAAACCAGCATCGCTGGATTTTCATCTGACCCCAGACTTTATCCACTGCATTTTGAAATCCAAGCGCTCCGTCACATATTGCAAGTTTTGGAGCTGCCGTAAGTCCGCGGAATTTCAAGTCGCGCAGAACCTCAAGCCAGGATTCCTCACTTTCACGCACTCCCTGATGAACTGCCACAAGCTCCTTCTTTCCGTCTACTGTAACTCCAATTATTACAAGGAGACAGAGTTTCTGGTCATCAAGCCGGGCATTGCAGTAGACACCGTCAGCCCACACATATACGTATTCTTTTCCGTCAAGCCTTCTGTGTGCCCATTCGTTATATTCTTTCCGCCAGACCTCCTTGAGTCTTGTTATTGTTGCCGGAGAAAAGCCTTTCGCGCCTTCTCCGAAAATCGCCGTTAGCGCATCCTGAAACTTGTTTGTGGAGATTCCTTTCAGGTACAGCGTTGGAATCACGTTCTCAAGTGTCGGTGTTTTCCGCATGAACCTGGGAAGAATCGCACTTGTAAAACGCTCTGGACCAGGAAGAGCACGGTCGTCAATGCGAGGCTGGCGGACTTTGATTGTTCCGCATGTCGCCTGAATTTCACGTTCCGGCATATAGCCGTTTCTGACCACCGTCCTATGTCCGTCTGCATCCAGCTTATGCTGATGTTTCTGGATGAACTGGTCAACTTCGCTTTCCAATGCCGCCGCGAGCATCTTTCTTGCCGATTCCCGGACAAGATTTTCAAAAAAATCTGCACTTGCTGTAGTGCTTTTTTCCAAATTCCACTGTAAAATATTTTCCATAAGAGACTGTCCTTTGTTTTTGTTTGGTTTGGTCATTAAACTTTAACAAATCTCAGTCTCTTTTTCTATTTTTAATTTAACTCATCCACAACTTTTGAGTATAACTCTGCCGATAACTTTGACTTCTGTATCAGCATATTTTTTGTCGATTCTGGAATATGTTTGCTTTAATGCTTCAGCAAGTGTTTCAAGCGTCGCAGCAGGTGCTTTCTGGACGAACAGGTCGCCGTTATGTCCGTTTGTAAATGCGTAAATGACTAAATCAACAGCATCGTCAAGTGTCATCATGAAGCGTGTCATGTTCGGGTCTGTAATCGTTACCGGTTTTCCATCTTCCATCTGGTCAACCCAGAGCGGGATTACAGAACCCCGACTTGCCATGACATTCCCGTAACGGGTGCAGCAGATTGTCGTCTTTGCGTTGTCACCAAGTTCGCGGCCTTTTGCGACTGCAACTTTTTCCATGAGCGCTTTGCTCATTCCCATGGCGTTTATCGGATAGGCAGCTTTGTCGGTGGAAAGCACGACAACGTTCTTTACTTCATGCTCGATGGCTGATTCAAGCACATTGTTTGTTCCTTCAATGTTTGTCCGCACAGCTTCCATTGGAAAGAATTCGCAGGACGGAACTTGCTTCAGTGCCGCTGCGGAGAAAACATAATCGACACCTTTCATCGCAATATCAACAGAACTTTTATTCCGAACATCCCCGATGTAAAACTTTACTTTCAGACTTTGTAAAGCATGCCGCATATCGTCCTGCTTCTTTTCGTCTCGGCTGAATATGCGGATTTCCTTGATGTCGGAATCAAGGAAGCGGCGGAGTACTGCGTTGCCGAACGAGCCGGTGCCACCCGTGATGAGCAGGGTTTTATTTGTGAAAACTGACATAAATTTATACCTCGAGAAAATTATTGAAAACTATGTAAATTGAGAAAAATTAAATTTGAAAAGAGAAGATTACTTTAATTTCTATTACGATCTGTTAAAAACGAATCATTGTTTAAATGTACGAGACTTTATTCTTTGCCGTCAGTCTTTGCGCAGTTCCATTCAAGGCTAACGTATTGCAAGTTCTTCCAGCAAACCCAGCAAGTACTGCCACCATATTTCCGATGTGAACTGTGTACTGAACGCTGACGGTAAAAGGAAACGGCGCATTTCAAACAAAAAGTCCTTCTGACCTTGTTGAATTGAAGCAATGCGCTCTTTGTACTGATTTTTAAACTCCGCTTCGGGTATTTGCCTGTCCGAAAGTTTTTCTAAAAGAAGTTCGTTTTTGACATCGATGTTTTTCTGTGTAATCCAGTGGATATCCCATAAATCCCGGTTCTTTACACGGTTGGGACGCCGGGCAAATGCAATAAGCTTATCACACAGAATTTCCTGCAAGCTTTCTGCGTAAAGCAGTATGCCGTCCGTTCCCATGTCTACGCCATACATATTTTTCAGCATAGAAGGCTTCCGGTCATGGCTTGGAAGACGGCAGATGTCGATGTTTATTTTTTGTGCAGGAAAATCAGGCTTTTCCGGCCGTGTAATCACCTTTATTTTCCATGTGTCCGTATTCCCGAAATCCTTGACAGGTTCCGTCACGGTAACCGAAAGCGAATACTTTCTTTGAATCGCCCGGCAGATTGAATCGCCCAAGCTTTGCATATCGTCTTTTGAAAAATCGAATCCGCCGGTAAAATCCAAATCTTCACTTAGCCGGGGCGAACCATAGCAGTCCCTAAGGCAAGTACCGCCCATAAATGTCAAATTCTTAAGGATTCCGGTTGCGCTCATCGTCCTTAAAATGTCCTGATGTAAAAGTTCCTTTTCTATTACATTACGCAGGGCAGGGTATTCGGCTTTTTCTGAAACGACATTTTCGACCAGCGTATCAAATGCTGTCAAAGACGGCTCCTTTTACCGGTGTTACCTGCCTAGCAAGGTTCGTATCAGCTAAATCCAGCGGCCGCCGCGCGTTCTTCATGTCCCGAAGCGCAAGCTCGGGACTTGCCCAAAACATTCCGGTAGTCCGGTCAAGGTGCAGTTCCGGCATTGTTTTTTCCGGCTGTTTTTCAGTATGAATGAACTCGACGGAACCGAAACGTCCGCAGCCGATTACGCCCCGCCTTCCTGTCGTCATTATGGTAATCCAGCCCATGGGCATTTGAGAGATGATTCCGCATTCCGAAAGGACGGTTTCAAGGCTGACATAATTCCAACAGCCTGCACGGACTTTAGACGCGACTTTAAAAAGAATTAACGACGAATCGTATTCCGCTTTCGGGTAAAGATAAACGCCTTTGCAGACTCGTTCTAAAACGCCGTTTTTAGAAGCCCGGGAAAGCAGCA
This sequence is a window from Treponema brennaborense DSM 12168. Protein-coding genes within it:
- a CDS encoding WbuC family cupin fold metalloprotein yields the protein MILDTKFLDELTEKAKRNHRLRMNYNLHDSMDSKAQRLFNGLEPETILPIHRHVDTAETYILIRGRLIVTLIDDDKNVMEVAELDLSKGKFGVHIPKNTWHKIEVKESGTVIFEVKDGPYTPLTPENIL
- a CDS encoding polysaccharide biosynthesis protein; the encoded protein is MSVFTNKTLLITGGTGSFGNAVLRRFLDSDIKEIRIFSRDEKKQDDMRHALQSLKVKFYIGDVRNKSSVDIAMKGVDYVFSAAALKQVPSCEFFPMEAVRTNIEGTNNVLESAIEHEVKNVVVLSTDKAAYPINAMGMSKALMEKVAVAKGRELGDNAKTTICCTRYGNVMASRGSVIPLWVDQMEDGKPVTITDPNMTRFMMTLDDAVDLVIYAFTNGHNGDLFVQKAPAATLETLAEALKQTYSRIDKKYADTEVKVIGRVILKSCG
- a CDS encoding dTDP-4-dehydrorhamnose reductase family protein, with amino-acid sequence MNKKKLLILGATGMAGHVAYLHLSETGKYELATVCHSGKIGTNSYELDVYDTQKLTKIITVEKPDYVINCIGILIKGSKTNPANAIYVNAYFPHLLSKIVHEKLPSTKVIHISTDCVFSGNKGNYKDNDVKDALDIYGMTKNLGELINEQDLTLRTSIIGPELKKNGEGLMHWIFSQMQNKELNGYTKSIWAGITTYELAKVIDYSIGENITGLYQVSNNTSITKHDLVSMIVQEYGLPIKVNEVGGVVSNKSIENSSRTNCNYSVSSYDKMIKEMHSFMNQHRELYTQYLGE
- a CDS encoding polysaccharide biosynthesis protein, translated to MTISLIGTRHGEKLYETLVTREEMVRAIDMGNYFRIPCDTRDLNYDKFFTKGNEDVARIEDYHSHNTRRLNIDGMKELLLKLRFIQEDLGLKPKAKAKEIRSE
- a CDS encoding IS256 family transposase; translated protein: MENILQWNLEKSTTASADFFENLVRESARKMLAAALESEVDQFIQKHQHKLDADGHRTVVRNGYMPEREIQATCGTIKVRQPRIDDRALPGPERFTSAILPRFMRKTPTLENVIPTLYLKGISTNKFQDALTAIFGEGAKGFSPATITRLKEVWRKEYNEWAHRRLDGKEYVYVWADGVYCNARLDDQKLCLLVIIGVTVDGKKELVAVHQGVRESEESWLEVLRDLKFRGLTAAPKLAICDGALGFQNAVDKVWGQMKIQRCWFHKTGNVLDKMPDCVQPAAKKKLQDIFLADTKQHAQDAYRHFIDTYELKYPKATECLAKDYDDLFRFYDYPAEHWVHIRTSNPIESMFATVRLRHRSTKGNGSADATLAMVFKLCKEAEKNWRRLKGFEKLQLVKEDKTFVDGILQIAA
- the wecB gene encoding non-hydrolyzing UDP-N-acetylglucosamine 2-epimerase, translating into MKLSTIHKLKVMIVMGTRPEIIKLSSVIKKCDKYFDLKIIHTGQNYDYELNKVFFEDLQLREPDFYLNVVGENLGQTMGNVIAKSYELFSAEQPDAVLVLGDTNSCLCVIAAKRLKIPIFHLEAGNRCKDENLPEEVIRRIVDVTSDVNLCYSENARRYIFDTGVKPEYTYVVGSPMAEVLNGCIDRISSSSILSELNLEANKYILLSAHREENIDMESNFLALMNAVNAMAENYDMPVLYSCHPRSRKMIEKRGFKFDKRVIQHQPLGFFDYNKLQQNAFCVVSDSGTIPEEGSYFNFPAVSIRTSTERPEAMEKGVFTIGSITKEQVLQAVDLAVSMHANGDDGLSVPSYTDENVSTKVVKIIQSYVGIVNKMVWRKT
- the abiEi gene encoding type IV toxin-antitoxin system AbiEi family antitoxin gives rise to the protein MNQLTEVLEHCADKTHCLFSEDDFYPLFPGITVQNLRMLLSRASKNGVLERVCKGVYLYPKAEYDSSLILFKVASKVRAGCWNYVSLETVLSECGIISQMPMGWITIMTTGRRGVIGCGRFGSVEFIHTEKQPEKTMPELHLDRTTGMFWASPELALRDMKNARRPLDLADTNLARQVTPVKGAVFDSI
- a CDS encoding nucleotidyl transferase AbiEii/AbiGii toxin family protein, which codes for MTAFDTLVENVVSEKAEYPALRNVIEKELLHQDILRTMSATGILKNLTFMGGTCLRDCYGSPRLSEDLDFTGGFDFSKDDMQSLGDSICRAIQRKYSLSVTVTEPVKDFGNTDTWKIKVITRPEKPDFPAQKINIDICRLPSHDRKPSMLKNMYGVDMGTDGILLYAESLQEILCDKLIAFARRPNRVKNRDLWDIHWITQKNIDVKNELLLEKLSDRQIPEAEFKNQYKERIASIQQGQKDFLFEMRRFLLPSAFSTQFTSEIWWQYLLGLLEELAIR